Proteins co-encoded in one Afipia sp. P52-10 genomic window:
- the truA gene encoding tRNA pseudouridine(38-40) synthase TruA, with translation MPRFKLTIEYDGAPFRGWQVQENDLTVQGVLEQAAKALCGEAVRVHGAGRTDAGVHAKGQVAHIDLAKPFRTDQVRDAMNAHLRPHPVAVLSAELVPETFEARFSAIRRHYLYRIVNRRADLTLALGQAWRVPKPLDTDAMHAAAQQLLGRHDFTTFRAAECQAKSPEKTLDQLDVVRHGDVVSVITSARSFLHNQVRSMVGSLVWVGEGRWSKADLKRALDAKDRTACGPVAPPDGLYLMRVDY, from the coding sequence GTGCCGCGCTTCAAGCTCACCATCGAATATGACGGCGCGCCGTTTCGCGGCTGGCAGGTGCAGGAGAACGATCTCACCGTGCAGGGCGTGCTGGAGCAGGCGGCGAAGGCGCTCTGCGGCGAAGCCGTGCGCGTGCACGGAGCAGGCCGCACCGATGCCGGCGTGCATGCGAAAGGACAGGTCGCGCATATCGACCTGGCGAAGCCGTTCCGCACCGATCAGGTGCGCGATGCGATGAACGCGCATCTGCGGCCGCACCCGGTGGCGGTCCTGAGCGCCGAGCTCGTGCCGGAGACGTTCGAAGCACGCTTCTCGGCGATCAGGCGCCACTACCTCTATCGCATCGTCAACCGCCGGGCCGATCTGACGCTGGCGCTGGGTCAGGCATGGCGCGTGCCGAAGCCGCTCGATACCGACGCGATGCACGCGGCCGCGCAGCAGTTGCTCGGCAGGCACGATTTCACGACGTTCCGCGCCGCCGAGTGCCAGGCGAAGTCGCCGGAGAAGACGCTGGACCAGCTCGATGTGGTGCGCCACGGTGACGTCGTCAGCGTGATCACCTCGGCGCGCTCGTTCCTGCACAATCAGGTGCGCTCGATGGTCGGCTCGCTGGTTTGGGTCGGCGAAGGACGGTGGAGCAAGGCCGATCTGAAGCGGGCGCTCGATGCGAAGGATCGCACCGCTTGCGGTCCGGTGGCGCCGCCGGACGGGCTCTATCTGATGCGCGTCGACTACTAG
- a CDS encoding GNAT family N-acetyltransferase yields the protein MIIRPEAPDDGAAIRAVVAAAFGQFAEADLIDALRKDGDLVLSLVAAIDGEIVGHVGFSRLWIAQDGQRLPGIALAPVSVLPRLQRNGVGRALIGAGHLRLKTAGEGIVFVLGDPAYYQRFGFSAAAAAPFACVYQGEYLQALRLAADAPVVGTVTYAPAFGALE from the coding sequence ATGATCATCCGTCCCGAAGCCCCCGACGACGGCGCGGCGATCCGCGCGGTGGTTGCCGCGGCCTTCGGCCAGTTCGCCGAAGCCGATCTGATCGACGCGCTGCGCAAGGACGGCGATCTGGTGCTGTCACTGGTGGCGGCGATCGATGGCGAGATCGTCGGCCATGTCGGGTTCTCGCGGCTCTGGATCGCGCAAGACGGCCAGCGTCTGCCCGGCATTGCGCTCGCGCCGGTGTCGGTGCTGCCGCGGCTCCAGCGCAACGGAGTAGGTCGCGCCCTGATCGGCGCCGGCCATCTGCGGCTGAAGACGGCGGGCGAAGGCATCGTCTTCGTGCTCGGCGATCCGGCCTACTATCAGCGTTTCGGGTTTTCGGCGGCCGCAGCGGCGCCGTTCGCCTGCGTGTATCAGGGCGAATACCTGCAGGCGCTGCGGCTCGCGGCGGATGCGCCGGTTGTGGGGACGGTGACCTATGCGCCCGCCTTCGGCGCGCTGGAATAG
- a CDS encoding 5'-methylthioadenosine nucleosidase: protein MSGKILVLAALRDELSDSNALPGVEVAYTGVGKVNAALATAQAILKAKPVLVVNYGTAGKISEGLSGLLEIAKVVQRDMMTEPLSPRGTTPFSKDPVFLESGFGRIVCGTGDSFVTTVDPWLIENGIHLVDMELYAVALVCNRLGVPWRAFKFITDDANDFAAHEWTANVASGESLFWDALKAIVG from the coding sequence ATGAGCGGCAAGATTCTCGTCCTCGCGGCGCTGAGGGATGAACTGTCCGACAGCAACGCGCTGCCCGGCGTCGAGGTGGCCTATACCGGCGTCGGCAAGGTCAATGCCGCGCTCGCGACGGCACAGGCCATCCTGAAAGCCAAGCCGGTGCTGGTGGTCAACTACGGCACCGCCGGCAAGATCTCCGAGGGACTCAGCGGGCTGTTGGAGATCGCCAAGGTGGTCCAGCGCGACATGATGACCGAGCCGCTCTCGCCGCGCGGCACCACGCCGTTCTCAAAGGATCCGGTGTTTCTCGAATCGGGCTTCGGTCGCATCGTCTGCGGCACCGGCGACAGCTTCGTCACCACCGTCGATCCCTGGCTGATCGAGAACGGCATCCATCTCGTCGACATGGAGCTCTATGCGGTGGCGCTGGTCTGCAACCGGCTCGGCGTGCCGTGGCGCGCCTTCAAGTTCATCACCGACGATGCCAACGACTTCGCCGCGCACGAGTGGACCGCCAATGTGGCGAGCGGCGAGAGCCTGTTCTGGGACGCGCTGAAGGCGATCGTGGGCTAG